From Burkholderia sp. WP9, a single genomic window includes:
- a CDS encoding thiamine pyrophosphate-binding protein, translating into MSNTTTVGELIAAFLEQCGVQTAFGVISIHNMPILDAIHNRGKIRYVGARGEAGAVNMADGLARVSGGLGVAFTSTGTAAGNAAGAMVEALTAGTALLHVTGQIETEYLDQDLAYIHEAPDQLSMLSSISKAAFRVRSVETALPTIREAVRVAQTAPSGPVSVEIPIDIQAAEVEWPADLAAPHITTLTHCKQRVAQLADSLATAKRPLLWLGGGTRHATQAVERLVKLGFGVVTSVQGRGVLPEDHPATLGAFNVHASVESFYKTCDALVVVGSRLRGNETLKYKLALPQPLYRIDADALADNRGYRNEMFIHGDASAVLEELATLLEGRIKVDPAFAQDLAAARESAVADVGKGLGPYKRLVDALQAAVGRDYNWVRDVTISNSTWGNRMLKIFSPRAGVHALGGGIGQGMQMGIGAALAGSAAKTVCLVGDGGLMVNVGELATAVQENANVMIVLMNDQCYGVIRNIQDAQYGGRRCYVDLHQPDFAQFCESLKLTHYRIKSLDQADAIIREGMAKTGPVLVEVDMLSVGSFATAFAGPPVKEQEPEHA; encoded by the coding sequence ATGTCTAACACAACCACCGTTGGCGAACTGATCGCCGCCTTTCTCGAGCAATGCGGCGTTCAAACCGCATTCGGCGTGATCTCGATCCACAACATGCCGATCCTCGACGCGATTCATAACCGCGGCAAGATTCGCTACGTCGGCGCGCGCGGCGAAGCCGGCGCGGTGAACATGGCCGATGGTCTTGCGCGCGTCTCCGGCGGCCTCGGCGTCGCGTTCACGAGCACGGGCACTGCGGCGGGCAACGCCGCGGGCGCGATGGTCGAAGCATTGACCGCGGGCACCGCGCTGCTGCACGTCACCGGTCAGATCGAAACCGAATACCTCGATCAGGACCTCGCGTATATCCACGAAGCGCCGGATCAACTGTCGATGCTGTCGTCGATCTCGAAGGCCGCGTTTCGCGTGCGTTCGGTCGAAACCGCGCTGCCGACGATCCGCGAAGCCGTGCGCGTCGCGCAGACTGCGCCGAGCGGTCCAGTGAGCGTCGAAATCCCCATCGACATTCAGGCTGCCGAAGTCGAATGGCCCGCCGATCTGGCCGCGCCGCACATCACTACGCTCACGCATTGCAAGCAGCGCGTTGCGCAGCTGGCCGATTCGCTGGCCACGGCGAAACGCCCGCTGTTGTGGCTGGGTGGCGGCACGCGTCACGCGACGCAGGCGGTCGAGCGTCTGGTGAAGCTGGGCTTCGGCGTGGTGACCAGCGTGCAAGGCCGCGGCGTGCTGCCGGAAGATCATCCGGCGACGCTCGGCGCGTTCAACGTGCATGCGTCGGTGGAGAGCTTCTACAAGACGTGTGATGCACTGGTGGTGGTCGGTTCGCGTCTGCGTGGCAATGAAACGCTGAAGTACAAGCTCGCGCTGCCGCAACCGCTGTATCGCATCGACGCCGACGCGCTCGCCGATAACCGCGGCTATCGCAACGAGATGTTCATTCACGGCGATGCATCGGCTGTGCTCGAAGAACTCGCGACGCTGCTCGAAGGACGCATCAAGGTCGATCCGGCATTCGCGCAAGACCTCGCCGCAGCGCGCGAAAGCGCCGTCGCGGACGTGGGCAAGGGTCTCGGCCCGTACAAGCGTCTGGTCGACGCGCTGCAAGCCGCAGTGGGCCGCGACTACAACTGGGTGCGCGACGTCACGATCTCGAACAGCACGTGGGGCAACCGCATGCTGAAGATTTTCTCGCCGCGTGCTGGCGTTCATGCGCTCGGCGGCGGCATCGGCCAGGGCATGCAGATGGGCATCGGCGCGGCGCTCGCGGGTAGCGCGGCGAAGACGGTGTGCCTCGTCGGCGACGGCGGCTTGATGGTCAACGTCGGCGAACTGGCAACGGCCGTGCAGGAAAACGCCAACGTGATGATCGTGCTGATGAACGACCAGTGCTACGGCGTGATCCGCAACATTCAGGACGCGCAATACGGCGGCCGCCGCTGCTACGTAGATCTGCATCAACCGGATTTCGCGCAGTTCTGCGAGAGCCTGAAACTCACGCACTACCGCATCAAGTCGCTCGACCAGGCCGACGCGATCATTCGCGAAGGCATGGCGAAGACCGGTCCCGTGCTGGTCGAAGTGGACATGCTGTCGGTCGGCTCGTTCGCCACTGCCTTCGCGGGCCCGCCGGTCAAGGAACAGGAGCCGGAACATGCGTGA